DNA sequence from the Deltaproteobacteria bacterium genome:
TTCTCATCTTTTTAGGTACGGTATTCACTTGGTGGGTGCACGAGACTTTAGGTGACAATTTCAGTCCGTTTCTACATGTTCGAAAAAATCATGAACTGATTACGAGCGGCCCTTATGCTTTCGTGAGGCATCCTATGTACACTGGGCTCTTTACGGTTCTTTTTGGAACCTTTTTCATCACGTCTAATATTTTTATTTTCTTAATGACTGCCGGTGTTCTCGCTGTGCTTCTGGTTTACCGGATTCCTCGCGAGGAGAGTGTGCTCATGGAAGCTTTCCCCAATGAATATGATAGATACACAAATAATCGACCGAGGTTTGTTCCCGGGTTCTGATTTTGAGACAACCCGATGGGATAGGTTTGTTCTACGTCACACGAAACCACTGAATCTATGGATTCATGTGGTGAGCATGGTGATGTACTTCGTCGGCCCTCTGATTGCGCTACTTACCTGGAACCCTTGGTGGCTATTGGCTCCCGTTCTTTCCGGTAGTGTTGGAGCGTTCGGTCATTGGTTGTCTGGAGATGGCGGTGTTAGTCTCAAGGAAGCAACCGTTGAGGTAACCGTACCTTTTTATGTGCCATTGGTATTTTGGAAAATTCTGAAGGGGTCCTATTTCACGGAGGACATCCCCAAAGCACGTGCTAAAACCCGGTATACAAAGCCAAACTGCTCTTAAATTTATCAATGGCTACTTAAGAGTTCCTCTTGGGGGCTTGTGGCCCGCTGCGTCCTTCCCTATCTTGAAGTCGGCTTTGTTAGGATTAGGGAAGACTATGGGCACAAGTGAATCCAAAAGAGTATTGACCTCCAGCGCAACCGCGATTGCGGAGACGATTCGCAGCGGTGAGCTCTCAAGTCGCCGAGCGGTAGAAATTCATATCGAACAGATTCAGCGAGTGAACCCCACCATCAATGCGGTGGTCCGAGAGCGCTTTGATGATGCCCTTGCGGAAGCCGACCAAGCAGACGAAGATTTAAAAACAAAGAATCCATCCGAGTTGCCAGCTTTTCATGGTGTACCATGCACGATTAAAGAGTGCTTTGGGCTTACGGGTATGCCCCAGTCTTCGGGTGCGGTGAAACGAAAAGGTGTCATAGCTTACGAGGATGCCACCGCGGTAAAGCGTCTGAGAGAAGCCGGCGCTATTCCGATGGGCGTGACGAATACATCCGAGCTTTGTCTCTGGATGGAAAGTAACAATTACGTTTATGGCCGAACCAACAATGCCTACGATCCGAAACGCACAGTGGGTGGAAGCTCAGGCGGTGAAGGTGCGATCATCAGCGCCGGCGCTTCTCCTTTTGGTTTAGGTTCCGATATCGGCGGCTCCATCAGGATGCCGGCATTTTTTAATGGGGTATTTGGTCATAAGCCAACAGGAGGTTTGGTGCCTGGTACCGGTCAGCATCCATGTGCAGAAAATGAAGCACTGCGCTTTTTGACCACTGGGCCCTTGTGTCGCAGGGCAGAGGATTTAATGCCTCTCTTACGCGTGATGGCAGGTCCAGATGGGGTGGATACGGGGTGTTTCGAGATGCCTCTGGGCGATCCAGATGAAGTGGATCTCAACGGTCTACGTTACTTAAACTTGCGAGGGTTCAAACGTTACCCGGTTCATTCATCACTGAAGCGTCGCCAAGAGCTGATGGTCGATTTGTTTAAAAGACGCGGCTGCAAAGTCATCGACATCGATATCCCTGAGTTTTCACAGGCCTTTGAAGTTTGGTCAGCGATGATGGGTGAAGCCTCGGATACTCCATTTGTGGAGCTGATGGGCGACGGAGATCCCGTGAATGCGGCAGCGGAGCTGGGCAAGTGGCTTGTTGGACAATCCGAGCATACTGCGATGGCCTCACTCTTAGGGCTTGCTGAGAAGTTGGTGGATCTTTTACCGGGTTATCGGACGAAGCTCATAGAGCTTGGGCATACCTTGAAGGCCCGTGTAACTGAGATGCTTGATGATGATGGAATTATGTTTTTGCCAAGTTACACATCACCGGCTCCAAAGCATAACGTGCCTTTCTGGAATCAGCTGCGTTTGCGATCAGACTATGCCTATACGGCAATTCTAAACGTGATTGAGGTTCCGGTGACCCAGGTGCCGCTAGGGATGGACCGTTTAAAGTTGCCGCTGGGGATTCAAGTAGCGGCCGGGCACGGGCAAGACCATATGACGATTGCCGTCGCTAAAATGCTTGAACATGAATTTGGTGGCTGGCAGCCTCCGAAGCTTTCGGGGCTTTAAGAATCCAGGTGGTGTCCGACGAGGCTCTCAAGCATATCCATAAAGGCTTGCTGGCGGCCCACGGGGTCGAGTAGTTCAAACGTAAGATCTTGATATTCCTTACCAAATTCGACTAGCAGGGGAGGGACATCCTCCCGGAGATGCTTTCCAGCGGACAGAAATACTGGCAAGATTTTTACATGCGCGGCCCCGAGCTTGGCGATTTGCCTAACCAGAGTTTCCAAATCGGGCTCGCTGCGTTCTAAGAATCCGAGGTGGACTTTATCTTGTCCGTAGGTCTTTTGAAGCTCCAGGGTGAGTTCCCTGAATGGAGCGGCCCAAAGTGGGTCGGAGCTGCCATGGCAAAAGAGGATCACATGGGTGGTCTGTGTTGATTTCATGACGTTATCTTAACCCACTCGGTTGAAGGTTTCCACTTGCGCAGCTGGCTTCTGGGCGGTACAGGGGCGCCGAAGCAGTGCGGACCAGTTCGATGAGAACGAATTCGCACCCTAAGACCCACGACGTTAATGGAGAATGATATTATGAGCGAAACAACACTAGTAATCTTGAAGCCTGATTGCATGACTAAGAAAGTTGCCGGCCAGGTAATGACTCGCTTTGAAGAAGCTGGTCTTGAAGTAATTGGTTGCAAAATGCAGCAGCTTAGCGCTGAAGTTCTTCGTGAGCACTACGCACACATCGCTGACAAGCCGTTCTACCCAGAAGTTGAAGACTTCATGCGTTCAACGCCAGTTATTACTTTGGCGCTTCGCGGCGAAAACGTAATCACAAAGATTCGCGACCTCGCAGGTCCAACCAACAGCCAAGAAGCTGCTAAAGGCACTATCCGTGGTGATCTGGGTGACGACGTGATGCGCAACATCGTTCACGCATCTGACTCACCAGAAGCTGCGACTGCAGAACTTAAGCGTTTCTTCGCCGCTGGTGAAGTATTCGCATAAGAATCGATTCGCGATTTTCGATGAGAAAGCGTCGGCCTCTTTTGAAGAGCCCGGCGCTTTTTTTTTAGGGTTCCAACGACCCGCGTGTGAGCATTACCCAGTCGCCAGTACAGCCATCGAGCAGATGGATGGTATCGTCGTTGGCAGAAGTTGTGCCTAAAGCCAGTGTATCTAAGCATTGGTAATCACTGACTCTGTTAAATGGATAAATGGTATGAAGGCGGTTGGCTCCTCTTACGATGCCATCTGCTCCCGGCTCTACAAGCTTAATGCTGGACGATGAGGTGGCAACCAGGTTGCCATAGGTGTCGAAGACAATGGCATGAGGTTCTTGAATCGCTTGATAAATCGCTTGAGCGGAGTCTGAGCCCAGTTCATTGTGTCCAATGACGGTGCTGATAAGACCTGTGGTCGGATCAAGCCGGCGCACGCGGTGGTTGCCTGTATCGGAAATATAAATACTACCGGAATCACTCAGAGCAACCGCTTTGGGATTATTTAGATATACAGAAGTCGCCGCGTAACCGTCGTCGTAGAGGAACGCTTTGGCGCCCGGTGTACCTGCGACGAGTTCAACATCATTGCCGGCAGCTTTACAGGGAGCACTTGGATCAAGTTGGAGCCGCCGAATGATATGGTTACCCGAATCTGCGATATAGAGATAACCGACGCTTGCTGTTTCCCAGTGAACCGCCATCCCGGCTGGCTTATTGAATCGGGAATTCAAAGCGGTACCGTTGCTGTAACCGGTACCATCGGCGCTGCCCGCAAAGAATATGACACTTGCATCATCGGCCAGTGGGTTGGCGATACAGTGGATACTAGATCCATAGCTTGAACTGGAGGCGTAAAAGGTGCTCGGCGCTTCTTGCTGCTGTGTAAAATAGACGCTTTCCGTGACGGCGTCGTAAACCATCCCCAAAGCATCGGTTAACGTAGGGTGATATTTCGCAACTTGAGAACTAAGTGTCGCAGGGTCTGCGCAGCCTAACTCGGAACAGCTACTGTAATTAAACCCAGGATAGCCCAGAACGTTGTCCACTCGGTATGGAGAGGTCTCTTCACTGTATGCGCGGATACGTCCAGCTTCTGAATCAAGTATCCAGTAGTCACTAGAAACTTTTTGTATGCTGACCGGGCGACCGAATGTGGGTGAACATTCGACTGGGTCGGTGGCGCAGTCATCGGACCACTTCACTCCGCCGGCTACGGATTGGATTTTATAGGGGGAAGTGTGGGTGACCCCGCGAATTAAGTTAAGTTTCTGATCAATCGCCAACCATTCATAATCGCCGATGTAGTCACCGCCCGAATCTTTTTGAGCTTCTTGAATGTCTTGGATTTCGCTGAAAGCAGCTTCGGAGGGGCTCTCGAAATCTCCAATGTTTCCATTCTCCGGCTCTGTATTACGGCC
Encoded proteins:
- a CDS encoding isoprenylcysteine carboxylmethyltransferase family protein, with the protein product MSMVIDGFETDLWLRVAYVAAAIPFTIIRLLANKRCGQVTSKNDFLESAWIRIGIRVCETLGAAGMVAWILNPHWMQWSALEMDSGLRWFGVFLIFLGTVFTWWVHETLGDNFSPFLHVRKNHELITSGPYAFVRHPMYTGLFTVLFGTFFITSNIFIFLMTAGVLAVLLVYRIPREESVLMEAFPNEYDRYTNNRPRFVPGF
- a CDS encoding amidase, translated to MGTSESKRVLTSSATAIAETIRSGELSSRRAVEIHIEQIQRVNPTINAVVRERFDDALAEADQADEDLKTKNPSELPAFHGVPCTIKECFGLTGMPQSSGAVKRKGVIAYEDATAVKRLREAGAIPMGVTNTSELCLWMESNNYVYGRTNNAYDPKRTVGGSSGGEGAIISAGASPFGLGSDIGGSIRMPAFFNGVFGHKPTGGLVPGTGQHPCAENEALRFLTTGPLCRRAEDLMPLLRVMAGPDGVDTGCFEMPLGDPDEVDLNGLRYLNLRGFKRYPVHSSLKRRQELMVDLFKRRGCKVIDIDIPEFSQAFEVWSAMMGEASDTPFVELMGDGDPVNAAAELGKWLVGQSEHTAMASLLGLAEKLVDLLPGYRTKLIELGHTLKARVTEMLDDDGIMFLPSYTSPAPKHNVPFWNQLRLRSDYAYTAILNVIEVPVTQVPLGMDRLKLPLGIQVAAGHGQDHMTIAVAKMLEHEFGGWQPPKLSGL
- a CDS encoding CbiX/SirB N-terminal domain-containing protein, producing the protein MKSTQTTHVILFCHGSSDPLWAAPFRELTLELQKTYGQDKVHLGFLERSEPDLETLVRQIAKLGAAHVKILPVFLSAGKHLREDVPPLLVEFGKEYQDLTFELLDPVGRQQAFMDMLESLVGHHLDS
- the ndk gene encoding nucleoside-diphosphate kinase, translating into MENDIMSETTLVILKPDCMTKKVAGQVMTRFEEAGLEVIGCKMQQLSAEVLREHYAHIADKPFYPEVEDFMRSTPVITLALRGENVITKIRDLAGPTNSQEAAKGTIRGDLGDDVMRNIVHASDSPEAATAELKRFFAAGEVFA